In the genome of Botrytis cinerea B05.10 chromosome 13, complete sequence, one region contains:
- the Bcmam3 gene encoding Bcmam3, which yields MTSKSIVGSPRSSFIGNGYTSTRPAVLGLAKILFLSICQITSVSAAPITAFLGIASEEDAPKDAEDASLWLYLSVAAVLVLLGGAFAGLTIALMGQDGVYLQVIATSGEGKEQRHAQKVYGLLQKGKHWVLVTLLLSNVIVNETLPIVLDRSLGGGWPAVLGSTVLIVIFGEVIPQSICVRYGLSIGAFMAPPVLGLMWLLAPVAWPTAKLLDKLLGEDHGTVYKKSGLKTLVTLHKTLGTSPSDRLNQDEVTIISAVLDLKEKAVGDIMTPMDDVFTMSADTILDEDTMNVILSAGYSRIPIYEPGNEKNFVGMLLVKILITYDPEDCKRVSDFALATLPETRPETSCLDIVNFFQEGKSHMVLVSEYPGENFGATGVVTLEDVIEELIGEEIIDESDVYIDVHKAIRRMTPAPKSSRIKPNQVVEQPANGSLKAAEDSLIDLSEDRPGSLQAGGRRRNQTEVRSASPANHFGTSPKTTFMRRVSTGDNDRNVVAVRANMNDMREHLKHLGPSNLASRPKMTKYQSVKIKPGNVLAGNRTDSRTDSIPHRGSIAEESGFEPYHDVPGPHGGEGEGLLRSAGQDAKDGVQALQQGYGTLSNRIPNKLSEEEAGKPPQYDGPLSPVGQPQSPGNNLSISNFFNKNKSTDTVGSLPSQKSGTSPPARQPKKRSTARSGSITENLVEAGGIRKMVLETNASSEEENHKDGRVLHSSSTGSGSKSANGGENKFMQFLSNAASADKLTDGERKSQKSSQTDNTGPDSGSGVGSSKGHSKKKSKKKGKKKSSTK from the exons ATGACCTCAAAATCGATTGTCGGAAGTCCTCGCTCAAGCTTCATTGGCAATGGCTACACTTCTACAAGACCTGCCGTCTTGGGTCTTGCGAAAATTCTGTTCTTGAGCATCTGCCAAATCACTTCAGTATCCGCCGCTCCTATTACCGCCTTTCTCGGAATTGCCAGTGAAGAGGATGCGCCAAAAGATGCCGAAGACGCCAGTTTGTGGTTGTATCTATCAGTTGCGGCTGTTCTGGTTCTACTTGGAGGTGCTTTCGCGGGATTGACCATTGC ATTGATGGGACAAGATGGCGTTTATTTACAAGTTATCGCGACTTccggagaaggaaaagaacagAGACATGCGCAAAAGGTATATGGATTATTACAAAAAGGCAAACATTGGGTTCTTGTGACATTACTACTCAGCAATGTCATTGTCAACGAAACGCTTCCTATTGTTCTCGATCGATCGCTCGGCGGAGGATGGCCTGCGGTTCTTGGTAGTACAGTTTTAATTG TTATCTTCGGAGAGGTAATCCCTCAATCGATTTGTGTGCGATATGGTCTTTCCATCGGAGCATTTATGGCACCACCTGTGCTAGGTCTTATGTGGTTATTAGCACCTGTTGCATGGCCAACTGCCAAACTTCTCGACAAACTACTGGGAGAGGATCATGGAACTGTATACAAGAAATCTGGTCTCAAGACACTTGTCACTTTACACAAAACTTTAGGAACAAGTCCTAGCGATCGATTGAACCAAGATGAAGTTACAATCATCAGTGCGGTGTTAGACTTGAAAGAGAAAGCAGTTGGAGATATTATGACACCAATGGATGATGTCTTCACTATGAGTGCCGACACGATACTTGATGAGGATACCATGAACGTCATTTTGAGTGCTGGTTATTCTCGCATTCCTATCTACGAACctggaaatgagaagaacTTTGTCGGTATGCTTCTGGTTAAGATTCTTATTACTTACGATCCGGAAGACTGTAAACGTGTCAGTGATTTCGCTTTGGCTACCTTACCGGAGACTCGACCTGAAACTAGTTGCTTGGACATTGTAAACTTCTTCCAGGAAGGGAAATCTCATATGGTACTTGTTTCAGAATACCCTGGCGAGAACTTTGGTGCTACCGGTGTGGTTACATTAGAAGACGTCATTGAAGAGCTCATTGGAGA GGAAATTATTGACGAGTCTGATGTTTACATTGATGTTCACAAAGCCATCAGACGAATGACCCCTGCTcccaaatcttcaagaatcaagcCAAATCAAGTCGTTGAACAACCGGCCAATGGTTCTCTTAAAGCTGCCGAGGATAGTCTCATCGATCTCTCGGAAGACCGTCCAGGTAGCTTGCAGGCTGGGGGTAGAAGACGTAATCAAACCGAGGTCAGAAGCGCCAGCCCTGCCAATCATTTCGGTACTAGCCCCAAGACGACTTTCATGCGTAGAGTTTCAACAGGTGACAATGACAGGAATGTCGTTGCCGTCAGAGCTAATATGAATGATATGCGTGAGCACTTGAAACATTTAGGCCCATCCAATCTTGCTAGTCGACCAAAGATGACAAAGTATCAGTCTGTAAAAATTAAGCCTGGAAATGTTCTTGCTGGTAATAGAACCGATTCCAGAACTGACTCGATTCCTCATCGTGGATCTATTGCCGAAGAGTCTGGTTTCGAACCATACCATGATGTTCCAGGACCTCACGGTGGTGAAGGTGAAGGGCTACTCAGATCAGCCGGGCAAGATGCCAAAGATGGAGTTCAAGCTTTGCAACAAGGTTATGGCACTTTGAGTAACCGCATTCCCAATAAACTTTCCGAGGAAGAAGCGGGCAAACCACCACAATACGATGGTCCACTCAGTCCAGTAGGGCAACCACAATCGCCCGGCAACAATCTTTCGATTTCCAACTttttcaacaaaaacaaaagcacAGATACCGTCGGATCTCTACCGTCTCAAAAGAGCGGTACAAGTCCTCCAGCCAGACAACCCAAAAAGAGAAGTACAGCTAGAAGTGGAAGTATCACAGAAAACTTGGTAGAAGCTGGTGGTATCAGAAAGATGGTTTTGGAGACAAACGCAAGTAGTGAAGAGGAAAATCATAAAGATGGTAGAGTGCTACACTCAAGTAGTACTGGTAGTGGAAGCAAGAGTGCTAATGGGGGAGAAAATAAGTTCATGCAGTTTTTGAGTAATGCGGCAAGCGCGGATAAATTGACggatggagagagaaagagtcAAAAATCTAGTCAGACGGATAATACGGGGCCGGATAGCGGAAGTGGTGTTGGCAGTTCTAAGGGTCatagcaagaagaagagtaagaagaagggaaagaagaagagcagtACGAAGTAG
- the Bcdpp1 gene encoding Bcdpp1: MSRIGRNTGGLTSKPGWIGAVARFWEKSYAPDYVGFVLLLTAYVLIEFLQEPFHRMFFINNINIQYPHALVERVPVGWNLIYAGVIPCITLAIWLGISRANLHKCHVTILGFFIGLVLTSFITDVIKNAVGRPRPDLISRCKPTPETPENKLVTIHVCTETDHHTLHDGWRSFPSGHSSFAFAGLGYLAFFFAGQTHVFRPRTDLGRVLLALAPLLGAAMIAISRCEDYRHDVYDVTCGSILGISLAYFSYRRYFPRLHSSKCHEPYPSREAAFNQGFGKIKNDEETEVGRAREFDVSDNESDAS, translated from the exons ATGTCTCGAATCGGACGAAATACTGGAGGGTTGACTTCAAAACCCGGCTGGATTGGTGCAGTAGCACGTTTCTGGGAG AAAAGCTATGCGCCAGACTATGTTGGCTTTGTATTGCTGTTGACAGCATACGTTTTG ATCGAATTTCTTCAAGAGCCATTCCACCGCATGTTTtttatcaacaacatcaatattcaatatccacaTGCTTTGGTAGAAAGGGTGCCCGTTGGGTGGAACTTGATATATGCAGGAGTTATTCCATGCATAACCTTGGCCATTTGGCTTGGAATCTCGAGAGCGAACCTCCACAAATGCCATGTTACCATTTTGGGATTCTTTATAGGACTGGTTCTCACATCATTCATTACTGATGTTATTAAAAATGCTGTTGGGAGACCTCGACCCGATCTTATTTCTCGCTGCAAGCCTACGCCTGAAACGCCTGAAAATAAGTTAGTCACCATTCATGTATGCACGGAAACAGATCACCATACATTgcatgatggatggagaagttTCCCTTCTGGTCATTCTTCCTTTGCATTTGCTGGACTTGGATACCTCGCATTTTTCTTTGCTGGACAAACACATGTGTTCAGGCCTAGAACCGATCTCGGGAGGGTACTCTTAGCCCTCGCCCCATTGCTTGGAGCTGCCATGATTGCGATTAGTCGATGTGAAGATTACCG TCACGATGTGTATGATGTTACATGTGGATCTATTCTTGGAATTTCTCTAGCATATTTCTCATATAGAAGGTATTTTCCAAGGCTGCATTCCTCTAAATGTCACGAGCCTTACCCGTCACGAGAAGCTGCATTCAATCAAGGGTTTGGAAAGATTAAGAACGATGAAGAGACAGAAGTGGGCAGGGCTAGAGAGTTTGATGTATCTGACAACGAGAGTGACGCATCTTAA
- the Bcmed7 gene encoding Bcmed7, translated as MAEQQQQQPNLMAQVPPGPPLFWKQFTTDNLERIEKLRAENFPNYKVANNTPYKLPPRIHDVPAELRFLQPPEPPASGVYRTFGQIRQIKNELPPLEEGIEQIYTPPTTPTGTGNHEDRKLILKRFAKSLLLNFLELVGTMSIHPEQSHEKIGDLHTIFANFHHLLNEYRPYQARESLIAMMQDQLDKSRAETEGIMKMKEKVEGMLEGFGEIKLGDEANANSQEHENVIEDDGKDIWEQLDLEFG; from the exons ATGGCGgaacagcagcagcagcagccaAACTTGATGGCACAGGTTCCTCCAGGTCCACCATTATTTTGGAAGCAATTTACTACCGATAATCTTGAACGGATCGAGAAGTTACGTGCGGAGAACTTTCCAAACTACAAGGTCGCCAACAATACACCTTACAAGCTTCCTCCTCGTATTCATGATGTCCCAGCTGAATTGCGATTTCTGCAACCCCCAGAACCACCAGCGAGTGGAGTTTACAGAACATTTGGACAAATCCGACAA ATTAAAAATGAACTTCCTCCACTCGAAGAGGGCATTGAACAAATATATACACCACCTACCACACCAACAGGAACCGGGAACCATGAGGATCGCAAATTGATTCTCAAACGATTCGCAAAGTCATTGCTATTAAACTTTTTGGAATTAGTTGGTACGATGAGTATCCACCCAGAACAG AGCCACGAAAAGATAGGGGATTTGCATACTATATTCGCCAATTTCCATCATCTGCTGAACGAATATCGACCATATCAAGCACGAGAATCACTGATTGCAATGATGCAGGACCAATTGGATAAATCCAGGGCGGAGACTGAAGGCAtcatgaaaatgaaggagaaggtCGAAGGGATGCTAGAAGGGTTTGGCGAGATCAAACTAGGAGATGAGGCGAATGCAAACAGTCAAGAGCATGAGAATGTAATAGAGGACGACGGAAAAGATATTTGGGAGCAATTGGACCTGGAATTTGGCTGA